A segment of the Corynebacterium liangguodongii genome:
CCCCGATCGGCACCTCTTGGTAGCGCGCGCCCACGGGAATGGCCTGCCTGACCCCTTCGCGCTGCGCGGTAACAGTCGGCGCGCCCGGGATCGTCGGGGCGCCCTGAACGCGCCTGCCCTCGCCTTTGGCCGACTCCTTGGCCGCCCTCGCCGCGCCTGGGGTGCCGCCGATGATGACGTCGGTGGCCCCCGCGCCGAGGCGCCCGGTCTTGCCGGTGGAGTCGGTCGATTCCGGGTTGGACGGGATGAGCGCGGCCAACCCGCGCCCGAGGCCGCCCTTACGTTCTGCTGCCATGGGTCTACTCTCCGTCCTGCGTATCGTTTAGTTGCCGGGCCACCTCGGGGCTCACGCCGATCGCCCCGGTGGTTGCGTGAGGCTGGTAGTCGCCGCGGCGGGCGAGCTCGCGCGCGGCGTCGAAATACGCCAGCGCGCCGCGGGAGCCCGGGTCGTAATCAATAACGGTCTGCCCGTAGCCCGGGGCCTCGGACACCTTCACCGAGCGCGGGATGACGTTGCGCAGCACCACCTCGCCGAACTGCGAGCGGACCTCGCCGGCGACCTCTTCTGAAAGGCGCGTGCGCGCGTCGAACATCGTCAGCAGGATCGCTGAGATGTGCAGGTCGTGGTTGAGGTGCTCGCGGATCATGCCGATGTTTCCCAGCAGCTGACCCACGCCCTCGAGCGCGTAGTACTCGCACTGGATGGGGATCAAGACCTCCTCGGCCGCGGTCATCGCGTTGATGGTGAGCAGCCCGAGCGAGGGCGGGCAGTCGATGAAGACGTAGTCGAACCCTTCCTCCTCGATATGCCCGCGGCGGATCGCGTCGTGGAGGCGGTATTCGCGCCGCACGAGGCTAACCAGCTCGATTTCCGCGCCGGCGAGGTCGATGGTGGCGGGTATGCACCATAGGTTGTCGTTGCCCGGGGAGGCCTGCACCGCCTCGCGCGCCTCCGCCTCCCCGATGAGGAGTTCGTAGCTCGAGGTCGTGCCCGCGCGGTGCTCGACACCAAGGGCCGTCGACGCGTTTCCCTGCGGGTCGAGGTCGATCACCAGCACCTTCTGGCCCTGGCGGGAGAGCGCCGCGGCGAGGTTGACCGACGTGGTGGTCTTGCCCACGCCGCCCTTCTGGTTGGCGATGGTAAACACCCGCGCCCGGTCAGGCCGCGGCAGCTGCTCGGAGCCCGTCACGACCCGCGCGGCGCGGCGCGCCGCCTCAGCAATCGGTGTGTCGTCCCACTGGGACTGCGGCGAATCCGCCTGTGCCTTCTCGCTCATCCGACCGTCCTTAGGGCTCATCATCGCCTCCCGCTCTCGCGCGTGCGCACGACGCGAATCAAGGTCGCCGGCTGCTCGAGGATGCCCTCGCCGACGGTGAAGATCTCGGCCTCCCCGCCGCCCGCCCGCGCGATCTCCGCGGAGTCTCGCTCGAGCTCGTCCGCCACCGACTCACCCTTCATCGCGATCATGACCCCGCCGACTTTCACCAGCGGCAGCGACCACCCAGCGAGCTTACCCAGCGGCGCGACGGCCCGCGAGGTGACCGCCTCGTAGAGGCCGGTCTTTTGCTCCTCGGCGCGGCCGCGCAGCACCGAGACGTTGTCCAGCCCGAGCTCGGCGACAACCTCGCGCAGGTAGGTCGAGCGCTTCAACAGCGGCTCGATCAGGGTGACGTGCAGATCGGGGCGGGCAATGGCCAGCGGGATGCCGGGCAGGCCGGCGCCAGAGCCGATATCGGCGACATCCATCTCCTCTGCGAAGGCCTCGCCGATGACCCCGCAGTTGAGCAGGTGGCGCTCCCACAGCCTGCCGACCTCTTTGGGGCCGATAAACCCGCGCTCGGCGGCGACGGTGGCCAGGGAACGGTGGTAGGCCTCTGCCAGGGCAAGGCGGTCGCCGAAGACCTCAGCGGCGGCGGCCGGGGTGGGCGCGGGGGAGGGAGAATCAGTCGGCTGCGGCATGCTACCGACTCTAGTAAACCGGCCCGACATGCGATAAACCGCCGCCCAGAGGGTGGGGGCGGCGGTTTCATTGGCGTCGACAAGCGGGAAGCTAGCTGCCCTGCTTGCGCTGCTTCTTCGTGCGCTTGTCCACCTTGCGGGCTCCGACCTGCGGGGCGGTGGCGCGCTTGGCTTCGAGCTTCGCGGCCTCCTCTTCGGCCTCCTCCTTGTCCATCTTGTCGAAGACGATGCGGGTCTGGAAGAAGGTCCAGACGTTGTTGGCCAGCATGTAGAACAGCAGCCCGATGTGCCAGAGGAAGCCGGTGGCCAGCATCATCACGGGGAAGATCCACAGCATCATCTTGTTCATCACCTGCATCTGCTGCTGCATCATCTCCGCCTGCTCGTCGACGGGCGCGCTAACCTTGCCGGCGAGCCGGCGCTCGTTCTGGCGCTCGATGGAGAGACGGGCGTTGAGGTGCGTAAACACCGCGGAGATCACCACGAGCGGCAGGCAGACCATGATGATGTTGGTACGGGTGAAGTCAAGGCCGGTAAAGGCCCCGAACGCGCTCTCCGGCATCGACATGTAGGCCGAGAGAGGCACGCCGAAGAAGTCGGCGTCGAGGAAGGAACGGACGTCTTCGGGGGAGAAGATGTAGTTCGCGGTGTTGCGGTTTTGCTCCACGCTCATGCCCAGCTGTCCGGGGCCAGTGCCGGTGCGGTTAAACGAGCGCAGCACGTGGAACAGGCCGACAAACACTGGCATCTGCACCAGCGGGACGATGCAGGAGGCGAACGGGTTGGTGCCCATCTCCTTGTAGAGCTTTTGGGTCTCCTGCGCCATCTTCTCCCGGTCGTTTTTGTACTTCGCCCGGATCTCCTGCATCTTCGGCTGCATCTCCTGCATCTTGCGAGCCGAGCGCATCTGGTTGACCATCGGCTTGACCAGCAGCACGCGGATGGTGAAGGTGAGGAAGACGATTGCCAAGATCCAGGCGATGCCGGAATCAGGCGAGAAGAGCGTCCCGAAAATCTTGTGCCAGAACCACAGCACAGCTGAGATCGGCCAATAAACGAAGTTCAGCACTTGAGAGCGTGCCTCCTAGTCAGTCGCAGGGTCAGTCGCAGGGTCGGCCGGCGCGGCGCTGCCCGGCACAGGGTCGTATCCGCCCGGGTGCCA
Coding sequences within it:
- a CDS encoding ParA family protein → MSEKAQADSPQSQWDDTPIAEAARRAARVVTGSEQLPRPDRARVFTIANQKGGVGKTTTSVNLAAALSRQGQKVLVIDLDPQGNASTALGVEHRAGTTSSYELLIGEAEAREAVQASPGNDNLWCIPATIDLAGAEIELVSLVRREYRLHDAIRRGHIEEEGFDYVFIDCPPSLGLLTINAMTAAEEVLIPIQCEYYALEGVGQLLGNIGMIREHLNHDLHISAILLTMFDARTRLSEEVAGEVRSQFGEVVLRNVIPRSVKVSEAPGYGQTVIDYDPGSRGALAYFDAARELARRGDYQPHATTGAIGVSPEVARQLNDTQDGE
- the rsmG gene encoding 16S rRNA (guanine(527)-N(7))-methyltransferase RsmG, yielding MPQPTDSPSPAPTPAAAAEVFGDRLALAEAYHRSLATVAAERGFIGPKEVGRLWERHLLNCGVIGEAFAEEMDVADIGSGAGLPGIPLAIARPDLHVTLIEPLLKRSTYLREVVAELGLDNVSVLRGRAEEQKTGLYEAVTSRAVAPLGKLAGWSLPLVKVGGVMIAMKGESVADELERDSAEIARAGGGEAEIFTVGEGILEQPATLIRVVRTRESGRR
- the yidC gene encoding membrane protein insertase YidC, whose translation is MLNFVYWPISAVLWFWHKIFGTLFSPDSGIAWILAIVFLTFTIRVLLVKPMVNQMRSARKMQEMQPKMQEIRAKYKNDREKMAQETQKLYKEMGTNPFASCIVPLVQMPVFVGLFHVLRSFNRTGTGPGQLGMSVEQNRNTANYIFSPEDVRSFLDADFFGVPLSAYMSMPESAFGAFTGLDFTRTNIIMVCLPLVVISAVFTHLNARLSIERQNERRLAGKVSAPVDEQAEMMQQQMQVMNKMMLWIFPVMMLATGFLWHIGLLFYMLANNVWTFFQTRIVFDKMDKEEAEEEAAKLEAKRATAPQVGARKVDKRTKKQRKQGS